Proteins encoded by one window of Cucurbita pepo subsp. pepo cultivar mu-cu-16 chromosome LG14, ASM280686v2, whole genome shotgun sequence:
- the LOC111809829 gene encoding uncharacterized protein LOC111809829 produces MRRSSSACIVSDKRSLASSSSSSQSAIFRSSSVSSGLESDVFLPTFNPFSNAAAKKRRHLKLARIFVHFIPFVVIFCAVVLWFFSDPGSQLN; encoded by the exons ATGAGGAGATCGTCGAGCGCCTGCATTGTCTCGGATAAGAGATCATTAGCTTCATCATCGTCGTCGTCGCAATCCGCTATCTTCAGATCTTCCAGTGTGAGTTCCGGCTTGGAATCAGATGTTTTCCTGCCGACGTTCAATCCGTTCTCTAACGCGGCTGCGAAAAAACGTCGCCATCTTAAGCTCGCTAGGATTTTCGTCCATTTCATCCCTTTCGTCGTTATCTTCTGCGCTGTCGTTCTATGGTTCTTCTCCGATCCAG GTTCGCAACTCAACTAG
- the LOC111810948 gene encoding GTP-binding protein YPTM2-like: MTPEYDYLFKLLLIGDSGVGKSCLLLRFADDSYLDSYISTIGVDFKIRTVELDGKTIKLQIWDTAGQERFRTITSSYYRGAHGIIVVYDVTDQDSFNNVKQWLNEIDRYASENVNKLLVGNKSDLTANKVVSYESAKAFADEIGIPFMETSAKSATNVEQAFMAMAAEIKNRMATQPMNNARPPTVQIRGQPVNQKSGCCSS; this comes from the exons ATGACGCCTGAATA TGATTATTTGTTTAAGCTCCTGCTTATTGGAGATTCTGGTGTTGGAAAATCCTGTCTCCTTCTGAGGTTTGCG GATGATTCATATTTGGATAGCTACATTAGCACTATCGGGGTTGACTTT AAAATCCGCACAGTGGAGCTCGATGGGAAGACTATTAAGCTCCAAATA TGGGATACCGCTGGCCAAGAACGTTTTAGAACAATAACCAGCAGCTACTACCGTGGTGCTCACGGCATTATT GTTGTTTATGATGTTACAGACCAAGATAGTTTCAATAATGTTAAGCAGTGGTTAAATGAAATTGATCGTTATGCAAGTGAAAACGTGAACAAGCTTCTTGTCGGCAACAAATCTGACCTGACAGCTAACAAAGTCGTGTCCTATGAATCAGCCAAG gcCTTTGCGGATGAAATTGGGATTCCATTTATGGAAACAAGTGCTAAAAGTGCCACGAACGTTGAACAGGCTTTCATGGCCATGGCTGCTGAAATCAAGAATAG GATGGCAACTCAACCAATGAACAATGCGCGGCCGCCAACTGTGCAAATTCGAGGACAGCCTGTGAACCAAAAGTCTGGTTGCTGCTCATcttaa
- the LOC111809611 gene encoding uncharacterized protein LOC111809611 isoform X1 gives MENSNLSDSQVLDSSFSHSPSSEPLDIRNWFSSYVYESPELDSNDNFGDSISREREIGVEKDEQIAGEENGGIGENIGESRDVTKIDEEEAAEKLPGAWISLKCTSLKDHRESQPLGMNQDSWCSQSLLSEPPDVGKWFSSYVYESPTLNLSQEFGYCESGKTGLDHEMEETQENVRKTKNGGEIVELNLFEKCNGNSRGNRLNNRPLSEQNLFSDKTWEKDPKEKSVGTNEISSTKDSQCKLQERVSQENGSVPLHINRSSNDENKKPTTHTNSIHKIDLILESSENDEQSIREPIVVSNNKGNKEKGVSDDGFITARKREFSEETCKKSVEKQENYKDKEVGSGFGCLRRKALRDKTNYEHSDMVEIIGKWSCPQKSKPSRGPPLKQLRLERWVHKK, from the exons ATGGAGAATTCGAACCTCTCCGATTCACAG GTTCTGGATTCTTCGTTCTCGCATTCGCCATCTTCAG AACCGCTTGATATCAGGAACTGGTTCTCGAGCTATGTATACGAATCCCCCGAACTTGATTCAAATGACAATTTTGGAGATTCCATTTcgagggagagagaaattggGGTTGAGAAAGATGAGCAAATTGCAGGCGAGGAAAATGGAGGAATTGGAGAAAACATTGGTGAATCTAGGGATGTTACTAagattgatgaagaagaagcgGCTGAGAAGCTTCCCGGAGCATGGATTTCTCTGAAATGCACTTCACTGAAAGATCATCGCGAAAGCCAGCCTTTAGGCATG AATCAAGATTCATGGTGCTCCCAATCGCTTCTGTCAG AGCCTCCTGATGTTGGGAAGTGGTTTTCAAGTTATGTATATGAATCCCCTACACTGAATCTAAGCCAGGAATTTGGATATTGTGAAAGCGGGAAAACTGGGTTGGACCATGAAATGGAAGAGACTCAGGAGAATGttagaaaaaccaaaaatggAGGTGAAATAGTAGAGTTGAACCTGTTCGAAAAATGCAATGGCAATTCCAGGGGCAACAGGCTAAACAATAGGCCTCTGAGCGAG CAGAATTTGTTCTCTGATAAAACTTGGGAGAAAgacccaaaagagaaaagtgtGGGAACCAACGAAATCAGTTCAACCAAAGACTCTCAATGTAAGTTGCAAGAGAGAGTTTCACAAGAGAATGGTTCTGTGCCACTGCACATAAATAGAAGCTCAAATGATGAAAACAAGAAGCCTACAACTCATACAAATTCGATCCATAAGATTGATCTCATCCTGGAAAGTTCTGAAAATGATGAACAGTCAATAAGAGAACCAATTGTTGTAAGCAAcaacaaaggaaacaaagagaaaGGAGTTTCAGATGATGGTTTTATTACAGCAAGAAAGCGTGAATTTTCTGAAGAAACTTGCAAGAAATCAGTGGAAAAGCAAGAAAACTACAAGGATAAAGAGGTAGGAAGTGGTTTTGGTTGTTTAAGAAGAAAGGCATTGAGAGACAAAACCAACTATGAACACTCTGATATGGTAGAGATAATTGGGAAATGGAGTTGTCCTCAGAAGAGTAAGCCCAGTCGTGGGCCGCCATTGAAGCAGCTTCGACTAGAGCGATGGGTTCACAAGAAATAA
- the LOC111809611 gene encoding uncharacterized protein LOC111809611 isoform X2 yields the protein MENSNLSDSQVLDSSFSHSPSSEPLDIRNWFSSYVYESPELDSNDNFGDSISREREIGVEKDEQIAGEENGGIGENIGESRDVTKIDEEEAAEKLPGAWISLKCTSLKDHRESQPLGMNQDSWCSQSLLSEPPDVGKWFSSYVYESPTLNLSQEFGYCESGKTGLDHEMEETQENVRKTKNGGEIVELNLFEKCNGNSRGNRLNNRPLSENLFSDKTWEKDPKEKSVGTNEISSTKDSQCKLQERVSQENGSVPLHINRSSNDENKKPTTHTNSIHKIDLILESSENDEQSIREPIVVSNNKGNKEKGVSDDGFITARKREFSEETCKKSVEKQENYKDKEVGSGFGCLRRKALRDKTNYEHSDMVEIIGKWSCPQKSKPSRGPPLKQLRLERWVHKK from the exons ATGGAGAATTCGAACCTCTCCGATTCACAG GTTCTGGATTCTTCGTTCTCGCATTCGCCATCTTCAG AACCGCTTGATATCAGGAACTGGTTCTCGAGCTATGTATACGAATCCCCCGAACTTGATTCAAATGACAATTTTGGAGATTCCATTTcgagggagagagaaattggGGTTGAGAAAGATGAGCAAATTGCAGGCGAGGAAAATGGAGGAATTGGAGAAAACATTGGTGAATCTAGGGATGTTACTAagattgatgaagaagaagcgGCTGAGAAGCTTCCCGGAGCATGGATTTCTCTGAAATGCACTTCACTGAAAGATCATCGCGAAAGCCAGCCTTTAGGCATG AATCAAGATTCATGGTGCTCCCAATCGCTTCTGTCAG AGCCTCCTGATGTTGGGAAGTGGTTTTCAAGTTATGTATATGAATCCCCTACACTGAATCTAAGCCAGGAATTTGGATATTGTGAAAGCGGGAAAACTGGGTTGGACCATGAAATGGAAGAGACTCAGGAGAATGttagaaaaaccaaaaatggAGGTGAAATAGTAGAGTTGAACCTGTTCGAAAAATGCAATGGCAATTCCAGGGGCAACAGGCTAAACAATAGGCCTCTGAGCGAG AATTTGTTCTCTGATAAAACTTGGGAGAAAgacccaaaagagaaaagtgtGGGAACCAACGAAATCAGTTCAACCAAAGACTCTCAATGTAAGTTGCAAGAGAGAGTTTCACAAGAGAATGGTTCTGTGCCACTGCACATAAATAGAAGCTCAAATGATGAAAACAAGAAGCCTACAACTCATACAAATTCGATCCATAAGATTGATCTCATCCTGGAAAGTTCTGAAAATGATGAACAGTCAATAAGAGAACCAATTGTTGTAAGCAAcaacaaaggaaacaaagagaaaGGAGTTTCAGATGATGGTTTTATTACAGCAAGAAAGCGTGAATTTTCTGAAGAAACTTGCAAGAAATCAGTGGAAAAGCAAGAAAACTACAAGGATAAAGAGGTAGGAAGTGGTTTTGGTTGTTTAAGAAGAAAGGCATTGAGAGACAAAACCAACTATGAACACTCTGATATGGTAGAGATAATTGGGAAATGGAGTTGTCCTCAGAAGAGTAAGCCCAGTCGTGGGCCGCCATTGAAGCAGCTTCGACTAGAGCGATGGGTTCACAAGAAATAA